CGAACTGGTCGAGGGAGTACGCGGGCTTGCGGTCGAAGAGCACGTCGGCGGCGGGGATCACCGAGATGCTCGAGAGCGCCATCAGGATGGTATAGCCGTCGGGCTTGGCGTTGGCGACCGCGGCGTTGCCGACCGCGCCGCCGGCGCCGGGCCGGTTGGTGATCGCCACCGGCTGTTTCAGGATCTTCTCCATCGCCGCCGCCGTCGGCCGCCCGGTGGTGTCGGCGACGCCGCCCGGCGGGAAAGGCACGATCATGGTGATCGCGCGCGAGGGATACGCCTCCTGCCCGAAAGCGGTGCCGGTGCACAGTGCGAGCAATACCGCGCTGAGTCTCTTGCGTTTCATGGCTCCTCCGTTATGACCGTTATCGGGGTCTGACCCCGTTTTATAGGGGTCAGACCCCGGTTATCCTGTTCCTCAGTTCCCCCAGTCCTTCGATCCTGCAAACCACCTCGTCGCCGGCCTGCAGATACCCTCTGGGCGCGACCACGTCTTTCCTCATCGGCTTCTTGCCGCCGAGCTCGGCGTCGGTGCCCCACGCGGTGCCGCCGGGCGTGCCGGTCGAGATCACCACGCCGGGCTTCAGCGTGACGAAGGTCGAGAAGAACTCGACGAGCTGGGCGCACGTCCAGATCATCTTCGCGGTGCTGTTGCTCTGGCGCACCTCGCCGTTCACCCGTGTGGACAGATCGAGCTTCTGCGGGTCGGGAATCTCGTCGCGCGTCGCGATGTACGGACCGATCGGCGCGCAGGTGTCGAAGTTCTTGCCCGGACCCAGGTTGTACACCGAAGAGCCGTCGGGCCGCAGCGTCACCTGGCGGTCGCGCGCGGTGACGTCGTTCATGATCGTATAGCCGTAGACGTGGTCCAGCGCGTCCGCGGCGGCGATGTGGCGGCCCGCCTTGCCGATGACGATGAGGAGCTCGGTCTCGTAGTCGAGCTTCTTCGTCACGCGCTCGTCGCGGACGATCGTGTCGTCCGGGCCGATCACGCCGAGGGACGTCTTGAGGAAGAACTCGGGATCCTTGCGCGTGACCTCGGGCTTCTCCTCGCGATGGTCCCAGTAGTTCTCGCCGCTGCACAGGATGAGCGAGGGCTCGATCGGCGCTTTGAGCTTCGCGTTCGCGAGGGGCGTGCGCGCTTTACCGCTGTCGACCGCCGCGCGCACGATCTCCAGCGCCGCATCGCCCGCGGCGATGAGCTTCGTCATGTCGGACAACGCGGCGAGGAGCCGGGTAGCGGTGCCGGGCGGCGCGGCATCGAGCAGGTCGACGACCGCATCGCCGTCGACCGCACCCAGCCTGACCGCGCCGTTGCGGTCGTATCGGACGAGCTTCATGGGCTCGTCAGTTTACGCCACGGGGTTTTCGAGCGTCCCGATCGGGTCGATCGTCACCGCCACCACGTCGCCGGGCTGGAGGAACTTCGGCGGGTCGAAGCCGATGCCCACGCCCGCGCAGGTGCCGGTCGCGATGAGGTCGCCCGGCTCCAGCGTCATCACGCGCGACAGCGTCTCGATCAGCGTCGGGATGTCGAAGATGAGCTGGCTCACGTACGCGTCCTGGCGCACTTCGCCGTTCACCTTGGTGACGAGGCGAAGCTGGTCCACGTCCTCGATCTCGTCGGCCGTGACGATCGCCGGTCCCATCGGGCAGTAGCCGTCGAGGCTCTTGCCGAGGAACCACTGCTTGTGGCTCTGCTGGAGGGTGCGCGCGGTGACGTCGTTGACGATGGTGTAGCCGTAGACGTGGTTGTACGCCTTGGCTTTCGGGATGTTGCGCCCGCCTTCGCCGATGACGACCGTCAGCTCGCCTTCGTAGTCGGTCGAGTGGGTGTAGTCGTTGGCGCTGGGGATGGACGCCTTGTCGGCGATCACCGAGCTCGGCCACTTGGTGAACATGATCGGCAGCTCGGGAATGGCGTCCTTGCCCGCGCTCGCGTCGAAGCCGCTGTTGTGGAACTCCTTCGCGTGGTCGTGATAGTTCTTGCCGACGCACAGGATGTTCCTGGCCGGACGCGGGAACGGCGCTTCGATCTTCACGCTGTCGTACGGAATGCGGTGCCCGCTCGTTTTTACGGTCTTTCGCGCACGCGAAAGACCGTTCTTTCCGAGCGCGACGAACGCAGTCATGTCCTTGGGCAGGCGGCTCGCTTTGGTGATGTCGACGATGGTGTTCGACTCGGCGTCGTGGACGCCGATGCGCGTGCCTTCGGCGTCGGAAAAAGTCACCAGACGCATGGATGCTCCTCGTTATCGATCTAAAAAGCGGGCCAGTATGCTTCGGGCCCACGGTGAGCGTCAAATGAGGTCGAACCGCGCGGGCCTTGCTCAAAGGAAAGGGAGGTTCAAGGAGGGAAACCTTGGTTTCCCTCCTTGGCGTAACCGACGTTTTATTGGGGCGGCTTCATCGCCCCAATAAAAAAAGGCGCGGTTTCCCGCGCCTTTCCTGATGCCTGGTACCCCTTACTTGCCGGAGGCCTTGTCGTCTTTCTTCTTGGCTTCGCCTTTGTCGCCCTTGGCGCCTTTGTCGTCCTTCTTGGCCGCCTTCTCGCTCTTGGCTTCGCCTTTCTTCATTTCGTCGGCCGCGAACGCGCCGCCCGCAAACGCCACCGTCATAAGACCCGCCACGAGCGCAATCATCAGCTTCTTCATTGGTAACCTCCCTCTTATGGTAAGACGGCTAACATGCCGCGCCGGAAGGTTATCACGATCCGCTGTGCCAGTTGTAGCCCTGGTCCTCCCAGTAGCCCCCGGGATGCTCGTTGGTCACGAACAGCGCCGTGATGTGCTTCGGGTTCTTGAATCCGAGCTTGGTCGGGATGCGCAGCTTCATCGGGAAGCCGTATTCGGGGGGGAGGATCTGGTCGGCGAAGCGCAGGGTGAGCTGGGTCTGGGGGTGCAATGCCGTCGGCATGTCGATGCTGGTGTAATAGTCGTCGGCGCACTTGAAGCCGACGAAGCGCGCCGTGGTGTCCGCCCCGATGCGCTGCAAAAAATCGGAAAACCGCACCCCGCTCCACTTGCCGATCGCGCTCCAGCCCTCCACGCAGATGTGGCGGGTGATCTGCGAGACCTGCGGCAGGGCGTAGAGCTCCGGCAGCGTCCACGGGCGCTTCTCCCGCACCAGGCCGCCGATCTCGAGCTTGTAGCTCGCGGGATCCACACGCCGCACTTCCTCGATCCCGTAGTACGCATTGAACGGAAACGGCTTCGTGATCGCGCTTTCCGGAAACTCGGGCGCGAGCCGGTTCGGGTCGAAGATCCAGCCCTGCACGCGGTCGTTCCAGCGCGACATCGTCCACAGCACCTTCTGCACCGATTCCTCGTTGGTCACGTCGCAGCCGGTGAGCAGCGTCAGCGCGCCGAGGCTCAAGCCCCGCTTCAGGAACAGCCGCCGCTCGAGGCTCGCGATCTCGGGCCGCGAGAACGCCTCCAGGCTGGTGGCCATCGTCCGCTTTTTCATGATCGCCCTCCGGATATCTTGACGCGCCCCGTGAACATCGACGGGAAAGTGCGCGGGACGAGCACCACCATCAGCACGTGCACCAGCACGAAGAACACGACCCCCGCCATCGCGAAGAAGTGCAGGTAGCGCGCGCCTTCGTAGTCGCCCATGAGCATCCCGAGCGCGTGGAACTGCACCGGCTTCCAGATCACCAGCCCCGAAAGCACGAGCAGGACCAGGAGCGCGATCGCGACCAGGTAGGCCGCGCGCTGCGCTGCGTTGTAGACCGAGAGGTCGGCGTGGGCGAGGCGCCCGCGCAGCGCGTCGCGCGCGTCGCGCCACACGGCCGCCGGACTCAGCGGCAGGAGCTTGCGCCTGAAATGGCCGGAGACGATGCCGTACGACAGGTAGATCACGCCGTTGATCGCGAGCAGCCACATCGCGGCGAAATGCCACTGCAGCGCCCCCGCGAGCCAGCCGCCGAGCGTCCATTCGGACGGGAACCGGAAGCCGAAGAGCGGCGACGCGTTGTAGATGCGCCAGCCGGACGCGACCATGATGAGGATCGCGAACGCGTTCACCCAGTGGGTGATGCGCACGACGAGCGGATGGATTTTGCGGTAGGGAGTGCCGGACGGGTGCATAGTGCCTCCTCGGCTGCGATGTTTGATCTTTCGTCGCAGCCGCAGGACCAGACCTTACAGTATCATCAGCGGGCGGCCGCGTCCCGCGGCGCCGCAGCCTTTCCCGAATACAAGAACTACCCGATGGCCATACTCAGGTCCGGCCTGCCCAGCTCTCCCGACCGGCGCCGCGACAACCGCCGTCAGCTCGACGTCTGGCACGTGCGCCGCGCGCGCCAGATGGAGGCGGCGATCCTCATCAGCCAGTCCTTCTTCGAGCACGTCAGCGTCGATGCGCTGCTCGAGGAAGTGCTCACGACCGCGCTCAAGGTCGTCAACGCGCGCGCCGGCGCGATTTTGCTCGCCGATCCCGAGACCCGGCAGCTCGCGTTCCGCTACGGCGTCAAGGAAAGCTCGAAAGCGCTGATCGGCAAGGCGATCCCGTGGGACCAGGGCATCGCCGGGGCGGTCTTCCAGTCGGGCCAGGCCGAGCTC
This genomic window from Burkholderiales bacterium contains:
- a CDS encoding molybdopterin-dependent oxidoreductase; protein product: MATSLEAFSRPEIASLERRLFLKRGLSLGALTLLTGCDVTNEESVQKVLWTMSRWNDRVQGWIFDPNRLAPEFPESAITKPFPFNAYYGIEEVRRVDPASYKLEIGGLVREKRPWTLPELYALPQVSQITRHICVEGWSAIGKWSGVRFSDFLQRIGADTTARFVGFKCADDYYTSIDMPTALHPQTQLTLRFADQILPPEYGFPMKLRIPTKLGFKNPKHITALFVTNEHPGGYWEDQGYNWHSGS
- a CDS encoding cytochrome b/b6 domain-containing protein; the encoded protein is MHPSGTPYRKIHPLVVRITHWVNAFAILIMVASGWRIYNASPLFGFRFPSEWTLGGWLAGALQWHFAAMWLLAINGVIYLSYGIVSGHFRRKLLPLSPAAVWRDARDALRGRLAHADLSVYNAAQRAAYLVAIALLVLLVLSGLVIWKPVQFHALGMLMGDYEGARYLHFFAMAGVVFFVLVHVLMVVLVPRTFPSMFTGRVKISGGRS
- a CDS encoding fumarylacetoacetate hydrolase family protein codes for the protein MKLVRYDRNGAVRLGAVDGDAVVDLLDAAPPGTATRLLAALSDMTKLIAAGDAALEIVRAAVDSGKARTPLANAKLKAPIEPSLILCSGENYWDHREEKPEVTRKDPEFFLKTSLGVIGPDDTIVRDERVTKKLDYETELLIVIGKAGRHIAAADALDHVYGYTIMNDVTARDRQVTLRPDGSSVYNLGPGKNFDTCAPIGPYIATRDEIPDPQKLDLSTRVNGEVRQSNSTAKMIWTCAQLVEFFSTFVTLKPGVVISTGTPGGTAWGTDAELGGKKPMRKDVVAPRGYLQAGDEVVCRIEGLGELRNRITGV
- a CDS encoding fumarylacetoacetate hydrolase family protein, which codes for MRLVTFSDAEGTRIGVHDAESNTIVDITKASRLPKDMTAFVALGKNGLSRARKTVKTSGHRIPYDSVKIEAPFPRPARNILCVGKNYHDHAKEFHNSGFDASAGKDAIPELPIMFTKWPSSVIADKASIPSANDYTHSTDYEGELTVVIGEGGRNIPKAKAYNHVYGYTIVNDVTARTLQQSHKQWFLGKSLDGYCPMGPAIVTADEIEDVDQLRLVTKVNGEVRQDAYVSQLIFDIPTLIETLSRVMTLEPGDLIATGTCAGVGIGFDPPKFLQPGDVVAVTIDPIGTLENPVA